In Palaemon carinicauda isolate YSFRI2023 chromosome 1, ASM3689809v2, whole genome shotgun sequence, the genomic stretch ttagattgtcttGCTTTATGTAAGACacgagctcttgcgttggcagcctttAAAAAGGCGGAGGAAATAACACAATATATGCAACTTTGTCTAATATGCTTTCCATCATAGATTTCAATAGGTATTTGGAGCCATAGATTCTTTAAAGAGTTCCACTCTGGGATACCCTCAGGAGGGGCTAGTACCGTCAGCGCATATCACGTGGTACACTGTTGGCAGTAGTAAAGCGTCATTGCAACGTCCCTTAGGCAcctagatgtacagttggacacacgaattcctGGAACACcccactctgaggaagtgcacactGTCACACCCGTATTGCATGGAGAGTTCcagtgtttagccccgcccatcaCATCCGCCATTCCTCTATGCTATATGTTTGCTTACTTGCCGCAAAGTAAGGGCGTGACAAGGTGTACTTCTTCGGACCGagatgtgccagggactcctgtgtccaactgtacctctttAGCATTAGAGTTTCCTTATGTTCTTCGCTATTTCCATCTTTCAGGAAAACCTCTTGAATTTTATTCAATAAAGAAACTCTGTTATATCCAAGGGAATCTTGTGCTGGCTGCTACAGATAGAACTTGACTTAGGCAGTCCCTGTATAAGATTTTTCTCGAAACTTGTTTTAAGGGAATGGTTTATTCATGAACTTCGTTTGTGGGAGCCAGATTTTATATCAATATTAGATCCTTTTGTTTAATCAAGGTTTATTCCTTGAACTTGGTTTAGTTTTTAAGGTACAAGCAACATTCCGTGTAGATTATCTTTCTAATTGGAATGTATGCATTTGGTAAAGGACCTTGATCCATTTAGGAAGTATCAATTAAAAGGATAATTCTATTTTAAATCATTCTTTGGCCTTGATTGTGTTCCAGATAATGTGTACGCCTATGTAAGGTAGGTAAATGTTGATTCGTTACTAAATAGGAGTGAATATCTAAGAGATAgtttacatgaaattattttatttgcattatttacaAAGAGCAAACCAGATGCTGGTTGACCAGAATAAATATCAAGATTAAATAGGTTTCGTTAATTTGAGTTTAAGTCGATCGTTGGTAATCACTGAGTGATGAAGCTGTTCAAGGGGCTTGGTAGCTGTTGGATGGGGCACTGCGTGGGGCAGAGCGGGCAGCTTCCTCATCCTCGCGTCTTGCCTTttcgatctggtcgaggacgaactggggaATGGGGTGGGGGAATTCGGGTGCGACTGGCAGGAAGGAAGACTGGGGCTGGAAGCCATTTTCGTCAGCGACGAAGGTCATCTCGAACTGTTGGCCGTCGGGGAGGGTGAAGctgtggaggaggaaaaggaaaaagaaatgagaaagtgGCCAAAAGGAGACAAGAGAATGTGTCTCATTGTGTAGTTTTTTCTTATTGAGTTGAGTGAAGGAAATGGATGGAGCgatgaagacagacagacagacggagagaCTTACGAGATCTTTCCGCTTTGAGCGACGGCTCCTTCAGCGCTTCCGCTGTCGATGGCAGAACCGAATTCCTCGCGTTGGATTCCGTCTTCGGTCTCAATGGCGAAGTTGTAGCTGGATGCATCGTCAGACATTTGTCTGTCATCGCGGAGGATAGCTGGCACTTCGGCGGAGCTGACGAAGGATCTCTGAGCGGGGGCGCCGTAGGAAGGAGCGGGTTTGTCGGGCCTTGGGGCGGCCAAGGACACGACGGCCAAGCAAGCGAAGATGATCTGGAAGAGAGATGGTAATTGTTCAAGTTTGGAATCTAGTTAAAGGAGAATGTTGACGTTAATATACTCgaatatttttcaatgaaattcTAATGATATATGAAGTTAATTCTGAAATGGGTCCAAAAttgatatgaaaaaatatgtttCATCTTGAAGATGTGCCTTTTTTGAAGGGACATATGTGGTGTAGTTTCTTACCAGCTTCATATCTGTGGTGGACTGAGTGAGACTAGTGGTTTGCGTTGGTCTCACCTGCTTTATATACCGCCAGGTGAGCCCTTGGAAACTAGGTCATGGTCATTCAAGGTTGGCACTAAGCTCCTCCCATCGTGTCTGTTTTTGGTTTTTAGGATGCCTCGGTGACTTCTTTAAAAAGTTTCATCCATGAGCTTCTTGGTAGGCTTTACATATGGGAATATGTTTGAAATTGGTGATATCTGAAGGAAATTTTTGTAAGTGTTTTTATATTAAATGGTTTTATGAGACACTAATTAATCCATTCTAAGGTCATGTGAGGACCCAATATTATCACATAATACATAGATGGAAGGTATCAAGTTAATTATGTCACCTAGTGCCAAAGTGCTGTATCCTTTAACAACATATTTATTagcttataattttctttatttgattgttttctatttatctttatagTGAATAAGTTGTTGGGACAACGAGCAAATTCAATGTTTCTTTTTGAATAAGAAGTTtcagacgactctctctctctctctctctctctctctctctctctctctctctctctctctctctctctctctctctctctctctctctagtaactatTGCAATTTCTTCGATTTAATAGGACAGTTAGTAGGCTATCGATATTAAACTTTTAAATCTTAGGttgtctattattattgttattattattattattattattattattattatcataattattattattattattattctttttgataTTATGATGATGTTcaggatgatgattattattatttagtgaatcATCTACTCTTGGTGTTGTAATATCAAAAGAGATCTCCATTTCAGTAGGGTCAAGCCTTTTACTTTCCATAttatatttccataattttttctCCGTTCCCGACACGTCAAATATGATGTCAAATTCTTAACGGAGAAAATGTATTATGTGAAAGTTTTGTGTTATTCGGGCGTTGTAATAAGGTGCAACGTCGATTCTTATACTGAAAGAGAACATTACTGTTGTTTCAAGTCGAGTGGGCTATATGCCACCACTGACTGGCATATTTAGAGCGTATCACGTAAAGCAGCAAAGGGCTAAAGTTGTTTCAGAGAAGTTTTGCCAACAGAATCTTAATTAGCAACTTGAAACTGAAGTGTACTCCAAGAGAATAATTTTCTCCTTTGATACTTTAATGAAACTGGATTCTGTCATCTTACTTTTGTACAATTACTTGTGCacacacactccccccccccctctctctctcatacctgtaTTTAGcctcttctttcctaccgttatttCTACAATAAAGGGTCATTTGCCTGATATGGCCTCTCCAGTGCCAtctttcaaaggcatcctctttcaccaaacctcttcctTCCATATCATCCTCTGCGTCATCTCGCCTTCTAGTACTCTGCCTATATTTAGCAATAGGGTTCAATTTTTCCTTGTAATTCTAATTGAGTTTATACTCTTTCCACTCAATAGTGGATGAAACTGTTGTGCATGAAACCTACACGCCACTTGCTGCTTCATGCATTTACTTGGTTTTGTCATCATCGGTGTATCGAAAGTATTCATATTGTTCACTATTCTCCTTGTATCTTTGCTACGCTCCTTCATTTTCTTAAAATAGAGACTACTTTTCCATTAGGTATACTTTCCCGCAGTTATTTGGCACTCCTGAGATTTGTTTTTGCCACTTCTTCCCAACAATTTTGAATTATAAATCGTCCCCCTTTCTTTCCACATGATCAAGCCATATCAAATCCTACTGGTTCTATTGTCCAACTTTGCTAACACTTTTACTACTTTTCATCTGACGGACAGTTCATCTCATGAgcgaatttcttttaattttttacatGATATTCTCAATTCACCTCCATGATAAAGTTACCCCGTAAGTGGTCATGTCATCAGTGCACCTCAAATGGTGCCCTGTAGGCATTAAATGAAAGCATTTTGCATGATATGATGAAATCATCCTGGTATTTGACACATACAAGGATGATCCTCTGAAGAGTGCTACTGGGGATAGCAGAAAACAAGAAAGAGCAACAATCCAGTATTGGTTCAGAAATTAATCGATCATAAAGCATATCGCAATAAGCTTGTTCCTTTCATTTAACGAGACAAAGGCTAACCTGACTAACTATCTTGGTGTAAAGCCGCTAAGAGTAGAACAGTACATTACACAAACTGATCATCATGTCTCCTGAGCAATGAAGATTTACTTTACCGGgacaataatcatgaagaagcaaagACGCTGTTTATCTACCAGGCTCTCTCGGCATCACAGGGAAACCCATTGGATTCATagatagtttttcaatattaaacttagccggtgatcatataagctgtcagctctgctgcccgacagaaaaacctaaggacaaaatacgccagcgatcgctatacaggtgggggtgtacatcaacagcgccatctgtcgagcaggtactcaagtactccatgtaaacacagaaccaattttctctctgtcgtgccactggcaagacctactaaatacgctgttgcttactggattgattttcacagattttggtgaagtactcatttctagttattagctttcgctttgcagaggttatcttcaatacttccttgcattctttgattgaattttggattatttgttgacgacttggatagattttgaatttcccctttgactaattcaagatggctgacccttctcaagtccctaaatacaggaagtgttcaaggactgttcaaggcgtcttccgaaggcctctatcgatccgcacaccatttgttccaattgtcggggtaaatcctgtcaatgggaagatcggtgtgaggaatgcgttgggctttcggaattcgattttctcgaattccttaaatattcacgtaggctagagagagattgagtcaggaggagttcatctcgctcagttgatttttcctctccccatgccccacaacctattccttcccctgtagtggttgctcctgatcccccttctagcactcaacaaccttcgatggcagatatgatgcgtgccatccaggctctgggtgagagagtcgagtcattggcgagtgaccgtaaccaactcatggcagacgtcagggagttgaagggtaagagtgcagtgggtagtgacctagtgagtggaagtgttgtgaaaagtgttagtgttgcgcttgagggtgcgtctgttcgtgcctgtcgtcctcccagtccgggacctcttgcaagctcccaagcccaggggagaagcaatgtcgtacgaccaaagggttcgacaggctttaatcagcggacagacgttccctccgtggtttcggacgtatcttgccaagatcgccccacccacaagaagacgagagagcccatttattcctcgtctgcggaagatgtttctcggaagaaacaatggaccaaggtctcacgacctctcaaacgcaaggtcccttccgcgcaagtccaacggcccagttgtagccactgggtcagttcggactcgctgcagtcttcagatgactgcacacctcctaagagaggcaaagcggtaccgcaacaggcagtaacaccgtctgttgccgcacctgctactgtagaccctaagtgggctttgctgcagaccatgcagacacagttgtcattgttaatgcaggactttcgtgcggagaaggttgacgctgcacccgttagcctacaaccaaccacggttgtgcgtcaagttgacgctgaggctaccttctcccgcactccagctgtgagagtcccgccacccttgcgcactgtaccctgccagccgcatgttgacgttcgccgacgcacggaaccctccgttgacgttcgcgagttacaacaacaaccacctaagttgttttgttttgacgcggtgcgtcaacctccgcaacccactgtggttacccctactcgcccacagcagactatacagtcgggagtagacgctttgcgccaccgcgcagctatggttgttgcctgctctcagactgaccaacagttccatgacgttgtgtccagtgcagtcacgcatgcacccgtgctgccggactcagctgaccagccaatgcctactcctttgccgcttcctcttcagcattcagacgatggactctctgatgatgacgacgctgcacaccttgacgacccgcacacggacatcgacgaacccaagaccacgcctccctccctggactttaggaaagtacttgcactgttcaaggacttgtatccagatcagtttgtttctgcggccccacgctcacctccatctgagttcgctttaggcacgcagtcatccacgcctgcctttacgaagctcgtcctcgcccgctcgtccaagagagctttaagggtgttgggagattggatgcagtccaaaaagcacctggggaagacaCCTTCtagtttccccctgcgaaactcgcttccagatcgagcgtctggtatgccacgggagaagttctcggcttgggagttcctgcctctgcccagggcgacttctcaagtctagtagactctccccgcaggctggccatgagacgctccaagatttgttggactccttcagatttagatcatctgatgaaaggagtgttcagagcgttcgaagtgtttaactttttggactggtgtttggtagcgttgagcaggaagacctccccttctgacaaggaaacttccacgctcattatgtcctgcatggacaaggccatacgggacggttccagtgagcttgcggcttcgttcgtttccggggtcctcaagaaacgagaaaacctttgctccttcttgtcagctggagtaactcaatgtcagaggtcggagcttatgtttgcccctctctcgaagtgccttttcccagaggagttgatcaaggagattgctgccttcttgattcaaaaagacacgcatgacctggttgcgtcatctgcacgcaaagccacccctttgccctccgtgtctagacccaggatggatactccagcgtcaagattcattccgccctttcgtggcagagcctccagcagaggaggtgctcgtgccgaaaggaaacgtgggagcaagaagaaaggtaccaaggcctttagaggcagagtctgactgccacattcttcagacagcagtgggagccagactcaagaactactggcagtcctgggagaacaggggcgcagatgcacaatctgtgaagttgctcagagaggggtacaagatcccattcttgcgcaagccccctctagcaacgactcccatcgacctctctcccaggtacagagaggaggacaagcgactagctttgaagcaagaggtgtctcttttactagaaaagggagcggtagtcaaagtccgggaccatcaatccccgggcttctacaaccgtctcttcttagtggtaaagaagacaggagggtggagaccggtgctagacgtcagtgctctgaatgtctttgtcaccaagcagacgttcgccatggagacggcaaagtctgttctagcagcggtcaggaaggaagactggatggtctctttagacctcaaggacgcctactttcacgtgcccatccacccagattcccaaccttttctaaggttcgtttacgggaaggttgtctaccaatttcaagccctgtgctttggcctaagcacggcgcctcttgtctttacgaaactgatgaggaatattgccaaattcctgcatttagcagacatcagagcctccctctatttggacgactggcttttaagagcttcgtccagtcgtcgctgtctggagaatctaaagtggactctagatctgaccaaggaattgggtctcctggtcaatatggaaaagtcccaactggtcccatcccaaactatagtgtacctagggatggagattcacagtcaagcttttcgggcttttccgtcggcccccagaataagtcaagcccaaggatgcatccagaacatgctaatgaaggaccgatgttcagtcagacagtggatgagtctgatagggacgctttcatcactggaccagttcattgcgttagggagactgcacctccgtccccttcaatttcacctggctgttcactggagaaaggacaagacgctagaagcggtctcgatccctatttccgagaagatgaagtcatcactgacctggtggaaggacaacatcaacctcagagagggtctgccactgactgttcagacccccaaccacgttctcttctcggacgcatcggacacgggctggggtgcgacattagacggtcgggaatgctcgggcacctggaacgcggagcaaagagcgttacatatcaactgcaaggagctactggcagttcatctggccttgaaaagcttcaagtccctccttctaggcaaggtggtggaggtgaactccgacaacaccacggccttggcgtacatctccaagcaaggagggattctctgaagttgtacgagatcgcaagggacctcctcacctggtcaagagatctaaacctgtctctagtaacgaggttcattcagggcaacatgaatgtcatggcggaccgcctcagtcggaagggtcaaatcatcccaacagaatggacccttcacaagaatgtatgcaagagactttgggccacatggggccaacctaccatagatctctttgcaacctcaatgaccaagaggctcccaaattattgctcgccaatcccggacccagcagcagttcatatagatgcctttctactggattggtcccatctagacctttatgcattccccccgttcaagattgtcgacaaggtactgcagaagttcgcctctcacgaggggacaaggttgacgttggttgctcccctctggcccgcgagagaatggttcaccgaggtactgcaatggctagtggacgttcccagaacacttccgctaagagtggaccttctacgtcagccacacgtaaagaaggtacacccaagcctccacgctcttcgtctgactgccttcagactatcgaaagactctcaagagctagaggcttttcgaaggaggcagccagggcgattgctagagcaaggaggacatccactcttagagtctaccagtcgaagtgggaagtcttccgaagctggtgcaagtcggtatcagtatcctcaaccagtacctctgtaactcaaatagctgacttccttttatatctgaggaaggaaagatctctttcagctccta encodes the following:
- the LOC137639596 gene encoding larval cuticle protein 65Ag1-like, whose product is MKLIIFACLAVVSLAAPRPDKPAPSYGAPAQRSFVSSAEVPAILRDDRQMSDDASSYNFAIETEDGIQREEFGSAIDSGSAEGAVAQSGKISFTLPDGQQFEMTFVADENGFQPQSSFLPVAPEFPHPIPQFVLDQIEKARREDEEAARSAPRSAPSNSYQAP